The Syntrophales bacterium region TTACCGGCGATGTGTTCACCCTGATCCAAAAGGCGGAAGAGTACATCCTGGAGCATATCAACATCGGCATGCGGCTGAACGGCTTGTTGCGCGTGGATGTTCCCGAGATCGATCCGGAAGCCTTTCGGGAGGCGATTATCAATGCCTTCTGTCACCGGGATTATCGCGAGTACGATTCGGTGAATATCGCCATCTTCAAGGATCGGCTGGAAATCCGCAGCCCCGGGCTGCTTTATGGAGGACTGACTGTTTCGGACATCCGGAATAAGATGGTCTCCGTCAGGCGGAACGAACTTTTGGCGGACCTTTTTCAACGCAGCCACCGGATCGAGAAATGGGGCCGCGGCATCAAGATGATTCTGGAGCGGGAACCTGCCACCGAGTTCGAGGAAGTGGGCACGGCGCTCTTTGTAGCGAGGTTCTGGAGGAAGGGTCTGGAAAAAGGTATCTCCGAAATAATCGGCACACCTTCGGAAGAAACTTCGGAAGAAACTTCGGATAAAATCCTGGCGATCATCCGGTCGGACACGAAGACTACGGCGCGCCAGATTGCAGGCAAGCTGGGATTGTCTTCAAGGGCTGTTGAGATGCAGCTTGCCAAACTCAAGCAGGGTGGTAAGCTCAAACGTGTTGGCCCCAAGAAAGGTGGCCACTGGGAGGCAAATGGCGATTAGGCTTTGTCATTCCCGCAGTGGTTTTGGCTGGTCAACGATGGCGTTAGACCTATGGAGGCATATGACATCAACAACTAACAAACTCTTCCTTCCACGCGGAGACTAATCAAAAAAACGGAGGAAAAATAAATGGCTGCATACGAAAAGGGTAATCTCTACCAAATCTCCATCGCGGACTTCAAACTGGACACCGCCCAACCCCGGAAGGTTGTCGACCCCGACGCCCTCGCGGAGCTTGCCGCATCCATTGCGAAATTCGGCATTCTCCAGCCACTGCTTTTTCGCGAGGCAGATCAGGGCTGGGTCTATATTGTCGCCGGAGAGCGCCGCTTTCAGGCGGCCCAGCAGGCGGGCTTGCTGGTTATACCCGCCATCTGCGTTACGGGGGACTATGCCGAGATCGCCCTGATCGAGAATCTGCAGCGCCAGGATCTCACCATCGTCGAAGAGGCGGAGGCCCTCCAGCGTCTCAAGGACGAGAAAAAATACACCGACGAGCAG contains the following coding sequences:
- a CDS encoding putative DNA binding domain-containing protein, translated to MRLIESENIELKKSTGELKAGIISLAAMLNKHQRGELWFGIKNDGTAVGQSISEASLREVSRAIGDHIDPKVYPTVEQVMVDEKPCIWVLVEGKDAPYFAYGRAYVRVGDEDRQLSAKGLEGLILQKNRDHLRWDTELCDRAVLDDISSGKLKSFLKACGLKYDTIPNALEKLGLIRDGKLLNAAVLCFARKPEKFLPNARLRCATFGAVDTTVTLDMKDFTGDVFTLIQKAEEYILEHINIGMRLNGLLRVDVPEIDPEAFREAIINAFCHRDYREYDSVNIAIFKDRLEIRSPGLLYGGLTVSDIRNKMVSVRRNELLADLFQRSHRIEKWGRGIKMILEREPATEFEEVGTALFVARFWRKGLEKGISEIIGTPSEETSEETSDKILAIIRSDTKTTARQIAGKLGLSSRAVEMQLAKLKQGGKLKRVGPKKGGHWEANGD